The following proteins are co-located in the Halococcus salsus genome:
- a CDS encoding tyrosine-type recombinase/integrase, translated as MTTTLTPEEALEQYLESRHDATASTVTNHRYRLNYFLQWFDEESELDDLSALSGLHCEQFKNWRMTNFDLNLVTLQYHMQTLRVFVRWCENVGVIDEEVSDKIIVPTVPESEKARDVHISHDRATQIMDYLARYEWASKNHLVFSLLYHTGMRRSSLYSLDVQDWHQDNGYLAVRHRPEQGTSLKLKEDGERNVSVTNNRLARALDDWLEEQRPDVVDDSGRHPLLASTQGRLHYETISKVCYRVVRPCYFANECPHDRDIDDCQATKRDHMSKCPGSVSSHPIRRSAITHHLDSDVPKAIVSERMNVSEPILDMHYDARDKEQRRLNRAKYLDSV; from the coding sequence ATGACAACAACGCTCACACCAGAAGAAGCACTCGAACAGTATCTCGAATCCAGGCATGACGCAACAGCGAGTACGGTTACCAACCACCGCTATAGGTTGAATTACTTCCTTCAGTGGTTCGACGAGGAGTCCGAGTTGGACGACCTGTCGGCACTCTCCGGACTCCACTGCGAGCAGTTCAAGAACTGGAGAATGACGAACTTCGACCTGAACTTAGTCACGCTCCAATACCATATGCAGACACTCCGTGTATTCGTTCGGTGGTGTGAGAACGTGGGCGTGATTGATGAGGAGGTCTCCGACAAAATCATCGTACCGACCGTCCCCGAATCCGAGAAAGCGCGGGATGTGCACATCTCACATGACCGGGCCACTCAGATAATGGACTACCTGGCTCGATACGAGTGGGCTTCGAAGAACCACCTCGTCTTCAGCCTGCTCTATCACACTGGAATGCGGAGGTCCTCTCTCTACTCATTGGACGTACAGGATTGGCATCAGGATAATGGCTATCTCGCTGTGCGCCATCGTCCAGAGCAGGGCACTTCGCTAAAGCTGAAAGAGGATGGAGAGCGGAACGTCTCCGTTACCAATAATCGACTCGCCAGAGCTCTCGATGACTGGCTTGAGGAGCAACGACCAGACGTTGTCGATGACTCTGGTCGACACCCACTACTCGCGAGTACTCAAGGTCGACTGCACTACGAGACTATCTCGAAAGTATGCTACCGAGTTGTTAGACCGTGCTACTTCGCCAACGAATGCCCGCACGACCGCGATATCGACGATTGCCAAGCTACTAAGCGCGACCACATGTCGAAGTGTCCTGGTTCAGTAAGCAGCCACCCAATCAGAAGGAGCGCAATCACTCACCACTTAGACTCTGACGTCCCGAAGGCCATTGTCTCCGAGCGAATGAACGTCTCGGAACCTATTTTGGATATGCACTACGACGCAAGGGACAAAGAGCAGCGGCGTCTGAACCGAGCGAAGTATCTCGATAGCGTGTAA
- a CDS encoding type I restriction-modification system subunit M, whose translation MPLTLTELDSHLFECADIIRDAVDSTDYKDYILPLVYYKTISDEFEKQYQENLDEYGEDFARRPNLFDTPVIPEGYLWEDLRAVNDNVDQALNEAFDALTEENPELQGLFRADYIDADALNDDRLGKLVEHLSKYDLDRDNVPPDLLGEAYMDLVRHFAEEEGKSGGQFFTPPHIVELCVQLVDDFEDGQSFHDPTAGSGGMLIEAARYYREQGGDPSKLTFTGQEINPDIAAIARMNLSIHALSGDIEREDSLSAPQFTNGEALQRFDRVLANFPFSANWAKDDLQDDPYGRFDWAEKLPRADRGDYAFIMHMAKQLKTPNHDGVGGKAAIVIPHGVLFRKHESKYREPMLENDLVEAIVGLPENLFQNNSIPSAILVLNTDKPADREGEVQFVHAADKAFYDDLSNQNELTDEGVEHIVQSVREWTTEERVSRTVSLSEIRENDYNLNIALYVDTTEPEEDIDVREELATLRELQAERDEIEARMTQHMEALNYE comes from the coding sequence ATGCCGCTTACGCTTACCGAACTCGACTCGCACCTGTTCGAGTGCGCGGACATTATCCGAGACGCAGTGGACTCGACGGACTACAAGGACTACATTCTCCCGCTGGTCTACTACAAGACAATCTCCGACGAATTCGAAAAGCAGTATCAGGAGAACCTCGATGAGTACGGAGAGGACTTCGCCCGACGCCCGAACCTATTCGATACGCCGGTCATTCCAGAAGGGTATCTCTGGGAAGACCTCCGGGCAGTCAACGACAACGTCGACCAAGCGCTCAACGAAGCGTTCGACGCGCTGACCGAAGAGAACCCTGAGCTACAAGGCCTGTTCCGTGCCGACTACATCGACGCCGACGCGCTCAACGACGACCGCCTCGGGAAGCTCGTCGAGCACCTCAGCAAGTACGACCTTGACCGCGACAACGTGCCGCCGGACTTGCTCGGCGAGGCATACATGGACCTGGTTCGTCACTTTGCCGAGGAGGAAGGCAAATCTGGAGGTCAGTTCTTCACACCGCCGCACATCGTCGAGCTGTGCGTCCAGCTTGTCGATGACTTCGAGGACGGGCAAAGCTTCCACGACCCGACGGCTGGCTCCGGTGGGATGCTCATCGAGGCCGCACGGTACTATCGAGAGCAAGGTGGCGACCCCTCGAAGCTCACGTTCACGGGGCAGGAAATCAACCCCGACATCGCGGCCATCGCTCGGATGAACCTCTCCATCCACGCACTTAGCGGGGACATCGAGCGTGAGGACTCGCTTTCTGCGCCGCAGTTCACCAACGGGGAGGCGTTGCAGCGCTTCGACCGAGTTCTCGCCAATTTCCCGTTCTCGGCGAACTGGGCGAAGGACGACCTTCAGGACGACCCGTATGGCCGGTTCGACTGGGCTGAGAAGCTCCCACGAGCCGACCGTGGTGACTACGCCTTCATCATGCACATGGCGAAGCAGCTCAAGACGCCTAACCACGACGGCGTGGGTGGAAAGGCCGCCATTGTCATCCCGCATGGGGTCTTGTTCAGAAAGCACGAAAGCAAGTATCGCGAGCCGATGCTCGAAAACGACCTTGTGGAGGCCATCGTGGGGTTGCCCGAGAACCTCTTCCAGAACAACTCGATTCCGTCGGCGATTCTGGTGTTGAACACCGATAAGCCCGCCGACCGGGAGGGTGAAGTCCAGTTCGTCCACGCCGCCGACAAAGCGTTTTACGACGACCTATCGAATCAGAACGAACTCACGGATGAGGGTGTCGAGCACATCGTGCAAAGCGTCCGGGAGTGGACCACCGAGGAGCGCGTCAGCCGAACGGTGTCACTCTCGGAGATACGCGAGAACGATTACAACCTCAACATCGCGCTCTACGTCGACACCACTGAACCCGAGGAGGACATCGATGTGCGCGAGGAGTTAGCGACGCTCCGGGAGTTGCAGGCTGAGCGCGACGAGATTGAGGCTCGGATGACCCAGCACATGGAGGCGCTGAACTATGAGTGA
- a CDS encoding NAD(P)-dependent alcohol dehydrogenase, producing MEIEAAVVNETGGPFEIERVTLDDPRADEVLVRIVGAGICHTDLSVRDGNYPPEPPVVLGHEGSGVVEAVGDEVTDVEPGDRVGLTFDYDDTCANCRSKDVAYCDSFFEHNFGGERFEDGSSPIHSDGEPIGANFFGQSSFATHAIAHEENVVPVPEGIPLELAGPLGCGVQTGAGAVMNSLDVESGSSLVVFGAGTVGLSAVMAGQVVGATTIVAVDLFENRLDLAAELGATTTVNPESVADVVETVREATDGGADYAVESTGVTAVLRQAFDSLAKLGTVGVVGAPPLGTEVSLDVNDFVTTGRSVRGVAEGDSYPKEFIPTLVELYRQGRFPFDELVEYYDFEAIEDAVAASESGETIKPILRMSDA from the coding sequence ATGGAGATCGAAGCTGCGGTCGTCAACGAAACCGGTGGACCGTTCGAGATCGAGCGCGTGACGCTGGACGACCCCCGCGCGGACGAGGTGCTCGTGCGGATCGTCGGCGCTGGCATCTGTCACACCGACCTCTCGGTTCGGGACGGGAACTACCCGCCCGAACCGCCCGTCGTCCTCGGTCACGAGGGGTCGGGTGTCGTCGAAGCCGTCGGCGACGAAGTCACGGACGTCGAACCCGGCGACAGGGTCGGGCTCACGTTCGACTACGACGATACGTGTGCGAACTGTCGGAGCAAGGACGTGGCCTACTGTGACTCGTTCTTCGAGCACAACTTCGGCGGGGAACGCTTCGAGGACGGCTCGTCGCCGATACACAGCGACGGCGAACCGATCGGCGCGAACTTCTTCGGCCAGTCCTCGTTCGCCACCCACGCAATCGCCCACGAGGAGAACGTCGTCCCCGTACCGGAGGGGATACCGCTGGAGCTGGCGGGGCCGCTCGGATGTGGCGTCCAGACCGGTGCGGGCGCGGTGATGAACTCGCTCGACGTCGAGTCCGGTTCGTCGCTCGTGGTCTTCGGTGCCGGAACGGTCGGGCTCAGTGCGGTGATGGCCGGACAGGTGGTCGGTGCGACGACCATCGTCGCGGTCGACCTCTTCGAGAACCGTCTCGACCTCGCGGCGGAGCTCGGGGCGACGACGACGGTGAACCCTGAGTCGGTCGCCGACGTCGTCGAAACCGTCCGCGAGGCGACCGACGGCGGCGCGGACTACGCCGTCGAGTCGACGGGCGTCACCGCCGTGCTCCGACAGGCGTTCGACTCGCTGGCGAAGCTCGGCACCGTCGGCGTCGTCGGCGCACCGCCGCTCGGGACCGAGGTGAGCCTCGACGTCAACGACTTCGTCACCACCGGTCGGTCCGTTCGCGGCGTCGCGGAGGGCGACTCGTACCCGAAGGAGTTCATCCCGACCCTCGTCGAGCTCTACCGGCAGGGACGGTTCCCGTTCGACGAACTCGTCGAGTACTACGACTTCGAGGCGATCGAGGACGCGGTCGCGGCGTCCGAGAGCGGCGAGACGATCAAACCGATCCTCCGGATGAGCGACGCGTAA
- a CDS encoding type I 3-dehydroquinate dehydratase, translating into MNFETPVLAAATADLADEPAAREHADAVEFRMDLADKPLDALDAYDGDLPLVATNRTVEEGGEAEAEGRLAALERAVEHSLVEAVDVELAAIDEADSVLDHARENGVEVIVSAHDFSGTPSRVSMRETLTSAVDHGDVGKLAVTAESREDVLALLAVTDEIDTAGHAVATMAMGEVGRHSRAVAPQYGSRIAYAPVDPGEVTAPGQYDLATLADLLDTL; encoded by the coding sequence ATGAACTTCGAGACTCCGGTCCTCGCGGCGGCCACGGCCGATCTCGCCGACGAACCGGCGGCCCGCGAGCACGCCGACGCCGTCGAGTTCCGGATGGACCTCGCCGACAAGCCGCTCGACGCGCTCGACGCGTACGACGGCGACCTCCCGCTCGTCGCGACGAATCGAACGGTCGAGGAGGGCGGCGAGGCCGAGGCCGAAGGACGGCTCGCGGCGCTCGAACGCGCCGTCGAGCATTCTCTAGTGGAGGCGGTCGATGTCGAACTCGCGGCCATCGACGAGGCGGATTCGGTGCTCGACCACGCCCGCGAGAACGGAGTCGAGGTGATCGTCTCGGCCCACGACTTCTCGGGAACCCCGTCGCGGGTCTCGATGCGGGAGACGCTCACGAGCGCGGTCGACCACGGCGACGTGGGGAAGCTCGCGGTCACGGCCGAGAGCCGCGAGGACGTGCTCGCGCTGCTCGCGGTGACCGACGAGATCGACACGGCGGGGCACGCGGTCGCGACGATGGCGATGGGGGAGGTGGGACGGCACTCGCGTGCGGTTGCACCCCAGTACGGCTCGCGGATCGCCTACGCACCCGTCGACCCCGGCGAGGTGACCGCACCGGGTCAGTACGACCTCGCCACGCTCGCGGACCTCCTCGACACGCTGTAG
- a CDS encoding site-specific integrase, which yields MPRSIDDSSSQTKVWLNYPDDINALADEARESDWSRRVAVLLMGRVGLRVSGVLSATPAGLSYNDDGDYWELRVRGKNTKGGEKTTRQAYVPKDVQRELNNYAKERDIALSEPYVDVSVDSIRRWVREAASNLAPSEGKESSSREHDDNHPEYWEHVSSHDLRRAWANHYLVEEEVSARVMMSIGGWSSYDAIEPYLTEPTSSTIGEELNGLS from the coding sequence ATGCCGCGGAGCATCGATGACTCAAGTTCGCAAACGAAGGTGTGGCTCAACTACCCCGACGACATCAACGCACTCGCAGATGAAGCTCGCGAGAGTGACTGGTCGCGACGTGTTGCTGTACTCCTCATGGGTAGGGTCGGGTTACGTGTGAGCGGTGTACTATCAGCGACGCCTGCAGGCCTCTCCTACAACGACGATGGCGACTATTGGGAGTTGCGAGTCCGCGGCAAGAACACCAAAGGTGGGGAGAAAACCACACGACAGGCGTACGTCCCCAAAGACGTGCAACGCGAACTCAACAACTACGCTAAGGAGCGCGACATTGCGTTGAGTGAGCCGTACGTTGATGTTTCCGTGGATAGCATCCGACGCTGGGTACGCGAAGCAGCAAGCAATCTCGCGCCGTCTGAGGGTAAAGAGAGCAGCTCCCGCGAGCACGATGACAACCATCCGGAGTACTGGGAACATGTCTCCTCGCACGATTTGAGGAGAGCCTGGGCGAACCATTATCTCGTTGAGGAGGAGGTCTCCGCCCGAGTCATGATGAGTATCGGCGGATGGAGTAGCTACGATGCTATTGAGCCGTACCTCACCGAACCAACATCGTCAACGATAGGTGAGGAGCTCAATGGACTCTCTTGA